The following are encoded in a window of Ogataea parapolymorpha DL-1 chromosome VII, whole genome shotgun sequence genomic DNA:
- a CDS encoding Inositol oxygenase 1: protein MSKIEKPKVQYQNLDKSRLLEQLDEDIQELNQLKQKIKQLEEKKENKEQQLQELEKAATPVPSVLVNATYREYRQYDLAYDRVKQFYKEQHEFQTVAYNIQARINFKTKIRDRMTIWDALLKLNNLLDESDPDTELSQIEHALQTAEAIRKDNKPRWFQLVGLIHDLGKLLYFYDSKGQWDVVGDTFPVGCRFSTKIIHYEFFKANPDYNNPLYNTKYGIYSPHCGLENVMLSWGHDEYMYHLAKEQSRLPPQALAMIRYHSFYPWHQEGAYKYLMNERDEEMLRAVKEFNPYDLYSKTDKKCDIDEVKDYYLELIDEFFPKKVIDF from the coding sequence ATGTCCAAAATAGAAAAACCGAAGGTCCAGTACCAAAATTTGGACAAATCCCGTCTCTTagagcagctggacgaggataTACAGGAGCTCAACCAGCTGAAGCAGAagatcaagcagctggaagagaaaaaagagaacaAGGAACAGCAACTACAAGAGTTAGAGAAGGCAGCGACTCCAGTGCCAAGTGTGCTTGTGAATGCAACATACAGGGAATATCGTCAATACGACCTCGCGTATGATCGTGTGAAGCAGTTTTACAAAGAGCAGCATGAGTTCCAAACGGTAGCATACAATATACAGGCTCGCATCAACTTCAAAACCAAGATACGAGATAGGATGACCATATGGGACGCCCTGTTAAAACTCAACAACTTGCTGGACGAGAGCGATCCCGATACCGAGCTTTCACAGATAGAACATGCGCTTCAAACAGCAGAGGCGATAAGAAAAGACAATAAACCGCGATGGTTCCAACTCGTTGGCCTAATTCACGATCTTGGGAAACTGCTCTATTTCTATGACTCGAAGGGCCAATGGGACGTGGTGGGTGACACGTTCCCTGTTGGATGTCGCTTTTCGACCAAGATAATACACTacgaatttttcaaagcgAATCCAGATTACAACAATCCGCTTTACAACACAAAATACGGTATTTATTCTCCTCATTGTGGTCTTGAGAATGTCATGCTAAGCTGGGGACACGATGAGTATATGTATCACCTAGCCAAGGAACAGAGTCGTTTGCCCCCACAAGCGCTTGCGATGATCAGATATCACTCATTCTATCCATGGCACCAGGAAGGTGCGTACAAATATTTAATGAACGAGCGTGACGAAGAGATGCTTCGGGCTGTCAAAGAATTCAATCCTTACGACCTTTACTCAAAGACGGACAAGAAATgcgacatcgacgaggtcaaAGACTACTATCTCGAACTGATTGATGAGTTTTTCCCGAAAAAAGTTATTGATTTTTAG
- a CDS encoding 60S ribosomal protein L30 codes for MAPKSKKNSENMNAKLALAMKSGKFTLGYKSVVKSLRQGKAKLIIIAANTPVLRKSELEYYAMLSKTAIYYFQGGNNELGTACGKLFRVGTLAILDAGDSDILSAVQN; via the exons ATG GCACCTAAATCCAAGAAGAACTCAGAGAACATGAACGCCAAGTTGGCCCTGGCTATGAAGTCGGGTAAGTTCACCCTCGGCTACAAGTCCGTTGTCAAGTCCCTTAGACAAGGCAAGGCTAAGCTGATCATTATTGCTGCCAACACCCCAGTCTTGAGAAAGTCTGAGTTGGAGTACTACGCCATGTTGTCCAAGACTGCCATCTACTATTTCCAAGGTGGAAACAACGAGCTTGGTACTGCTTGTGGTAAACTTTTCAGAGTCGGAACCCTTGCCATTCTTGATGCTGGTGATTCCGACATTCTCTCTGCTGTCCAGAACTAG
- a CDS encoding Dihydroceramide delta(4)-desaturase produces MLVVLLQFSIAYYLKDTSPLSYKFLALAYVIGGTCNQNCFLCIHELSHNLGFKKPLHNRLFSIVTNLPIGIPYSASFQPYHQLHHKFLGDEIYDTDIPTRLEAIVLSNILGKAFFATFQILFYALRPMFITQVKFTLVHLLNVIVQVFVDLLVVKYWSANSLWYFIMSSFFAGSLHPTAGHFVSEHYIFDPPKNYKKYVDVPPLETYSYYGLLNLVTWNVGYHNEHHDFPFVAWSRLPQLKKIAAEFYEPLPHHKSWTWTIVDFIFNYDVTMFNRVKRDTAGISERRKIDYNDNSK; encoded by the coding sequence ATGCTTGTTGTCTTGCTTCAATTTAGCATCGCCTACTATCTCAAGGACACCAGTCCCCTGAGCTACAAGTTCTTGGCTCTGGCGTACGTTATCGGCGGCACTTGCAACCAGAACTGTTTCCTTTGCATCCACGAGCTATCTCACAACTTGGGATTCAAGAAACCACTACATAACAGGCTCTTTTCCATAGTGACGAATCTGCCAATCGGAATCCCCTACAGTGCTTCTTTCCAGCCCTACCACCAGCTGCACCATAAATTTCTCGGAGATGAGATTTATGACACAGACATCCCTACTCGGCTGGAGGCCATTGTTCTGTCCAACATTCTTGGCAAGGCATTCTTTGCCACATTCCAAATTCTGTTTTACGCTTTGAGACCGATGTTCATCACCCAGGTGAAATTTACTCTGGTCCACCTGCTAAATGTTATCGTGCaggtttttgttgatctccTAGTGGTGAAATATTGGTCTGCAAACTCATTATGGTACTTTATTATGTCTTCATTTTTCGCCGGATCGCTGCACCCAACAGCTGGACACTTCGTGTCGGAGCACTACATTTTTGACCCACCTAAAAACTACAAAAAATACGTGGATGTCCCCCCTCTGGAAACATATTCCTACTACGGGCTCCTCAATTTGGTGACGTGGAACGTCGGCTATCACAACGAGCACCACGACTTCCCATTTGTTGCGTGGAGTAGGCTCCCGcagctaaaaaaaatagctgCCGAGTTTTATGAGCCGCTACCGCATCACAAGTCCTGGACGTGGACGATCGTCGACTTCATCTTCAACTACGACGTCACGATGTTCAACAGGGTCAAAAGAGATACCGCCGGAATTTCAGAAAGACGAAAAATTGACTACAACGACAATTCCAAATAA
- a CDS encoding 60S ribosomal protein L24: MKVEVDSFSGSKIYPGRGTLFVRGDSKVFRFQNSKSASLFHQRKNPRRISWTVLFRRHHKKGITEEVTKKRTRKAVKHQRAVVGASLDLIKERRALKPEQRKATREVAAIKEKQKKQARKEKKKAEKAAQVATGAKISKQQAKGAFQKVHATSR; this comes from the coding sequence ATGAAGGTTGAAGTTGACTCGTTCTCCGGCTCGAAGATCTACCCGGGCAGAGGTACTCTGTTTGTGAGAGGTGACTCGAAGGTGTTCAGATTCCAAAACTCCAAGAGCGCCTCCcttttccaccaaagaaAGAACCCAAGAAGAATCTCTTGGACTGTTTTGTTCAGAAGACACCACAAGAAGGGTATCACTGAGGAAGTCACTAAGAAGAGAACCAGAAAGGCCGTCAAGCACCAAAGAGCTGTTGTCGGTGCTTCTCTCGATTTGATCAAAGAAAGACGTGCCTTGAAGCCAGAACAAAGAAAGGCCACCAGAGAAGTGGCTGCtatcaaggagaagcaAAAGAAGCAAGCTagaaaggagaagaagaaggccgAGAAGGCTGCACAGGTTGCTACTGGTGCCAAGATCTCTAAACAGCAGGCCAAGGGTGCTTTCCAGAAAGTCCATGCTACCTCCCGTTAG
- a CDS encoding RNA exonuclease 1 produces the protein MVDAEVSSDMGKVSVEANRQSSVGAVLEEGISVKPIVEHTKRRRSSHQSIKPRFKKSARKTPIFKLKFDSKRKNPLKYVNIRELILYALTDVNKLNFGELENRKFINKVVLVLADGLTAADFGYESLAGLVEEQEIKNTEKYPFISQEFAKFIPLLSPGANRNLFSCATTLSSSTVPEKHRPALIKELELKGVQLSELTIDYTQMVANGYPIHPDVPGATKESIAQYSAFLATKDLKSEPKILALDCEMCLTASGSVVTRVALTDKDHKLVIGDFVKPDEEITDYKTQYSGVDEDSLKGVTTTLHDIQQKLLATISSKDYLIGHSLESDLCALKISHPTIIDTSICFDHVKGPPLKPSLRNLASEILGKSIQQSAHGHDPIEDCVTCMELVQLKLKKGLAFGKLITEESIFRRISHTNKQVLIDGKKIPKSGVAINFGGNKFFNEQRFDVPTDEEAVQKLAENLSNHELAMIKLREPDKFDLSVKYIYETMPSDSLLIVCAGHGDRKRIDELITLQRNISGPLSPEDHQELISCVAKARESLALIKIKP, from the coding sequence ATGGTCGATGCTGAAGTGAGCAGCGACATGGGCAAAGTATCGGTTGAGGCAAATCGACAAAGCTCGGTGGGTGCTGTGCTTGAGGAAGGCATCTCAGTGAAGCCTATCGTGGAACACACCAAGAGACGGCGGTCGTCGCACCAGTCCATCAAACCGCGTTTCAAAAAATCCGCACGCAAGACTCCAATATTCAAGCTAAAGTTTGATTCCAAACGCAAAAATCCATTGAAGTATGTCAATATTAGAGAGCTTATTTTGTACGCTCTCACAGAcgtgaacaagctgaattttggagagctcgAGAATAGAAAATTCATAAACAAGGTGGTTTTGGTCCTTGCCGATGGACTTACTGCAGCTGATTTCGGATACGAAAGTTTAGCTGGTCTAGttgaggagcaggaaataAAGAATACGGAGAAGTACCCATTCATCTCCCAGGAGTTTGCAAAATTCATTCCCTTGCTTTCACCTGGGGCCAACAGAAACCTATTTTCATGTGCGACCACTCTATCTTCTTCGACAGTGCCCGAAAAACATCGTCCGGCGCTGatcaaagagcttgaactCAAAGGTGTCCAGTTGTCTGAGTTGACAATCGACTATACCCAAATGGTGGCCAATGGCTACCCTATTCACCCAGACGTTCCTGGTGCTACCAAGGAATCTATAGCGCAATACTCTGCATTTCTTGCCACGAAAGACCTGAAATCGGAGCCCAAAATTCTTGCACTAGATTGCGAGATGTGCTTGACTGCCTCCGGGAGCGTGGTCACTAGAGTGGCACTAACAGATAAGGACCACAAGCTAGTAATCGGAGATTTTGTCAAACcagacgaggagatcacAGATTATAAAACACAGTACTCAGGCGTTGATGAAGATAGTCTCAAAGGAGTCACTACCACTTTGCATGATATTCAGCAAAAATTACTGGCGACAATCTCCAGTAAAGACTACCTGATTGGACATTCGCTAGAATCAGATCTTTGTGCGCTCAAAATTTCACACCCAACAATTATCGACACATCGATTTGTTTCGACCACGTTAAAGGCCCGCCTCTCAAACCGTCTCTGCGGAATCTGGCTTCCGAGATATTAGGCAAAAGTATTCAACAATCTGCCCACGGTCATGACCCAATTGAAGATTGTGTCACATGCATGGAGCTGGTCCAGCTCAAACTAAAAAAGGGCCTTGCATTTGGCAAATTGATCACTGAAGAGTCGATCTTTCGCCGTATTTCGCATACAAACAAGCAAGTCCTTATTGACGGCAAGAAAATCCCCAAATCGGGAGTAGCCAtcaattttggaggcaataaatttttcaacgaaCAACGCTTTGACGTCCCCACAGATGAAGAGGCTGTTCAAAAGCTGGCAGAGAATCTGTCCAACCATGAGTTGGCAATGATCAAGCTTCGTGAGCCGGACAAATTTGATCTTAGCGTCAAATATATCTACGAAACGATGCCGAGCGATTCTCTTTTGATCGTCTGTGCTGGTCACGGCGATAGAAAACGGATCGACGAGCTAATCACCTTGCAGAGGAATATTTCTGGACCTTTATCTCCAGAGGATCACCAGGAACTCATTTCATGTGTGGCGAAAGCCAGAGAATCTCTTGCCCTGATAAAGATTAAACCGTAG
- a CDS encoding putative glucosidase precursor, with protein MRFSVALLTVLATVQAVPVPMAKVITRMHTADAVTTTQNNYYTVTSTIPIVEVLISNGVTYTKTLLTIASGSDIDAVQPTTTVVAKDPTTAASQTSDSVAIETQTSNPVPTDTSISSTSTSSSQDSSVSVSVTSVPSSSSSAPVTTEATTEASTEATTEASSTTTSEEFDLVGSVNVENTSTSSSSTSSSSPVTTTKVSSTTSPSSTAEPSSSTEVSSSTTQASSSSETSSSTQQTSSSTEATSSTIKSSSSSSSSSTTTSSSSSESSSSTASSTTSSVSSSTSSSSAASTVTPSAIVYSPYTDSGSCKDYDTVESDLSLIQSKGIGEVRIYGNDCNYLTTVLPICAKKGIKVDQGFYISSSGVNSIDDAVTELIQAVQDSSSGFDWELFSFFSVGNEVISNGYATVSDLIDKINSVKSQLQSGGYTGKVTTAEPPSTYENYPDLCTSSNIDFVGINAHAYFDQYISAADAGTFLTDQVKVTQKACPNMEVKVVETGYPSQGKQNGGNIPSPENQKTAIKKILEDFGPEVTILTTYNDFWKDPGPYGIEQYFGVIDILE; from the coding sequence ATGCGTTTTTCAGTCGCTCTTTTAACTGTTCTTGCTACTGTGCAGGCTGTACCTGTGCCAATGGCCAAGGTGATCACCAGAATGCACACAGCAGACGCCGTGACCACTACACAGAATAACTACTATACGGTGACGTCCACCATTCCAATCGTTGAGGTTCTTATTTCCAACGGTGTGACCTACACCAAGACTCTTCTCACCATTGCTTCCGGAAGCGATATCGATGCTGTTCAGCCAACGACTACTGTGGTTGCCAAGGACCCAACTACGGCTGCCAGCCAGACTAGTGACTCAGTGGCTATTGAGACACAGACCAGTAATCCGGTGCCGACTGACACCAGCATTTCTAGCACTTCTACGAGTTCGAGCCAGGATTCATCTGTGTCTGTGTCTGTTACCTCTGTACCATCTAGCAGCTCATCAGCCCCAGTTACCACCGAAGCTACCACGGAAGCAAGCACCGAAGCTACCACTGAGGCATCCAGCACTACCACCTCTGAGGAATtcgatcttgttggatCTGTCAATGTCGAAAACACATCTaccagctcgagctcaacTAGCTCAAGCTCCCCTGTGACTACCACCAAGGTTTCTAGCACCACGTCTCCATCCTCTACAGCCGAGCCTTCGAGCTCCACCGAGGTCTCTAGTTCGACCACCCAGGCCTCCTCGTCGAGTGAAACTTCATCTTCCACTCAGCAGACTTCCTCGTCAACCGAAGCTACCAGCTCAACTATCAAgtcatcgtcttcgtcgtcttcttcgtctACGACAACTTCGTCCTCAAGCTCTGAGTCATCAAGCTCCACAGCAAGCTCAACGACCTCGTCAGTTTCATCTTCTACGTCTTCATCGTCGGCAGCTTCTACCGTTACTCCTTCTGCAATTGTCTATTCTCCATACACCGACTCAGGATCCTGCAAAGACTACGATACCGTTGAAAGCGATCTGTCTCTGATCCAGTCCAAGGGAATTGGCGAGGTCAGAATTTACGGAAACGATTGCAACTATCTCACTACCGTGCTCCCAATCTGCGCAAAGAAAGGAATCAAAGTCGACCAGGGCTTCTACATCAGCTCCTCCGGCGTGAACTCCATTGACGATGCTGTTACTGAGCTAATCCAAGCCGTCCAGGACTCCTCTTCTGGATTTGATTGGGAActcttctctttcttcagcGTTGGTAACGAGGTTATCAGCAACGGCTACGCTACGGTCAGCGACCTGATTGACAAAATCAACTCTGTCAAGTCGCAGCTGCAAAGTGGTGGATACACAGGAAAGGTCACAACCGCTGAACCACCTAGCACGTACGAAAACTACCCTGACCTGTGCACAAGCTCCAACATCGACTTTGTCGGCATTAATGCTCACGCCTACTTCGATCAGTACATCAGTGCAGCAGACGCTGGAACATTCCTTACCGACCAAGTTAAAGTGACTCAGAAGGCTTGTCCGAACATGGAAGTCAAGGTTGTGGAAACCGGATATCCAAgtcaaggaaaacaaaacGGAGGCAACATACCGTCTCCAGAGAACCAGAAGACagccatcaagaagatcctCGAGGATTTCGGCCCCGAGGTGACTATTCTGACAACCTACAAcgatttctggaaagaCCCAGGCCCTTATGGAATTGAACAATATTTCGGAGTGATCGATATTCTGGAGTAA
- a CDS encoding DDK (Dbf4-dependent kinase) catalytic subunit encodes MTTLRDKKRSLNEKERAEVPLQPRLKLHKRLVLRRPPQLGNVSRPSPPNSRTAGDEPRNEIKEKPATKPEHEVNPSPKRELEGQNTSLAIEEKQVQSTSDDLEKAQKKVTEATTKNPEIQRVEFALEEYGEAEYSEEEDSVSMEIRQELFSLVKSFPGLSCKYKLIDKIGEGTFSTVYKAYDLQRISETSMGKAVWSSPPKSRMNESTQASDVPIVALKRIYVTSSPSRIYNELQLLHGLVGCPNVAPLIDAVRYEDQVIAVLPFYKHADFRDFYRDLPLSGIKIYMHELFTALSFVHEKRIIHRDIKPTNFLYNPLTRRGVLVDFGLAEKEAEIDYAACPCFQGGPAADEIAPVNAFPTKGYPKDDRRPGRRANRAGTRGFRAPEVLLKCANQTVKVDIWSAGVMLLTLLSRRFPFFNSTDDTAALIEITNIFGLSQMRKCAQLHGLGLESNLPKIESTQSLGALLYTSIFLEAKQGDTLAEDSPAWELLSALDKKGRPADTKLGNNYAEALEVLELCLRLNHNERITADDALKLPFFRSESNDVDDIILD; translated from the coding sequence ATGACTACTCTGCGAGacaaaaagagaagctTGAATGAGAAGGAGCGAGCCGAAGTCCCGCTGCAGCCTCGTCTAAAGCTTCATAAGCGGCTTGTCTTACGCAGACCTCCTCAGTTGGGCAACGTATCTCGTCCAAGCCCTCCAAACTCTCGCACAGCAGGCGATGAACCTCGAAAtgagatcaaggagaaacCTGCCACAAAGCCAGAACACGAAGTTAATCCGTCCCCCAAAAGGGAATTAGAAGGTCAAAACACATCGTTGGCAATAGAGGAAAAACAAGTCCAATCGACCTCAGACGATTTGGAAAAGGCACAAAAGAAGGTTACCGAAGCCACAACAAAAAACCCAGAGATCCAGAGAGTAGAGTTTGCTCTCGAGGAATATGGCGAGGCTGAGTACtccgaggaggaagattCAGTATCTATGGAGATTAGACAGGAATTATTCTCTTTAGTCAAGTCGTTCCCAGGTCTGTCTTGCAAGTACAAGCTAATAGACAAGATCGGTGAGGGAACGTTTTCCACCGTTTACAAAGCATACGACCTACAGCGCATATCTGAGACCAGCATGGGAAAGGCGGTTTGGAGCTCCCCACCAAAGAGTCGTATGAATGAGTCCACGCAAGCATCTGACGTCCCAATTGTTGCATTGAAAAGAATTTATGTCACGTCTTCCCCTTCGAGAATATACAATGAGCTTCAGCTTTTGCATGGCCTAGTGGGATGCCCGAATGTGGCTCCTCTAATAGATGCTGTTCGTTATGAAGACCAAGTCATTGCTGTGTTGCCCTTTTATAAGCACGCAGATTTCCGCGATTTCTACAGAGACTTACCTCTGTCTGGAATAAAGATATACATGCATGAGCTTTTCACTGCCCTGAGTTTTGTGCACGAGAAAAGAATCATTCATAGAGATATCAAGCCTACCAACTTTCTATATAACCCGTTGACCAGGCGAGGAGTTCTGGTCGACTTTGGGCTtgccgaaaaagaagcagaaatTGATTACGCAGCTTGTCCTTGTTTTCAAGGAGGGCCGGCAGCAGATGAGATTGCGCCTGTGAATGCATTTCCTACGAAAGGATACCCAAAAGACGACCGCAGACCAGGAAGGCGTGCCAATAGAGCAGGAACTCGTGGATTCAGAGCACCTGAGGTGCTATTGAAGTGTGCAAATCAAACTGTCAAGGTCGACATATGGTCTGCCGGGGTAATGTTGCTCACACTTCTCTCGCGAAGGTTCCCATTCTTCAACTCTACAGATGACACCGCTGCCCTCATTGAAATAACGAATATATTCGGGCTTTCTCAGATGCGCAAATGCGCCCAGCTGCATGGTTTAGGTCTGGAAAGTAATCTCCCCAAAATCGAGTCGACACAATCGCTAGGTGCATTGCTATACAcatcaatttttctggagGCCAAACAGGGCGACACGCTAGCAGAAGACTCTCCTGCTTGGGAGCTTTTGTCCGCTTTGGATAAGAAAGGACGTCCTGCCGACACTAAGCTTGGAAATAACTATGCAGAGGCTCTGGAAGTACTCGAATTATGTCTGAGATTGAATCACAACGAGAGAATTACCGCAGATGATGCTCTGAAGCTCCCCTTTTTCCGGTCAGAGTCTAATGACGTCGACGATATCATCTTAGATTAG
- a CDS encoding Glucose signaling factor 2 produces the protein MSEKQEYALDVYIRMNLDDEKDYCFEVKKTQTFRDLFQIFETLPLALCPSIFYNRIPKGFLVSRCPGELTAEGGVLFGHEADKAKWVTRVSNDDLVVSKVWPGQLLLPIWEEKTFLTYSVYAALLTWLYTDLPDFISPTPGIALTTWVCKAICYLVEKYHDAGFAEHLRGELLSESGKVLQCVFFFFHVLKVLIIFGSLNFGVVNPYSFTGKPPAVTKEDLIRIGWTGSRKATLEAFREDYRNYRIEKLGGLMAAHKEGSLSKLSHTTVTLEEGEGFNTPLDTKGKLTLKDLEEQDKFFLTLDLIIAQQKFFHEQHADLDEMEFAKAYKKFRNYGPFETSPQIKKIVEKRFEKALKPSLQ, from the coding sequence ATGTCCGAGAAACAAGAGTACGCTCTGGATGTTTACATCCGTATGAAcctggacgacgaaaaggactACTGTTTTGAAGTCAAGAAAACACAGACCTTCAGGGATTTGTTTCAGATTTTTGAAACACTGCCTTTGGCACTATGTCCATCCATATTTTACAATAGGATTCCTAAAGGATTTCTGGTTTCCAGATGTCCTGGGGAGTTAACGGCCGAGGGTGGAGTTTTGTTTGGTCATGAAGCAGACAAAGCCAAATGGGTTACTCGGGTCTCTAACGATGACTTGGTTGTGTCCAAGGTTTGGCCGGGCCAATTGTTGCTTCCTATTTGGGAAGAAAAAACTTTCCTCACCTACTCCGTTTATGCTGCTCTTCTGACTTGGTTGTATACTGATCTGCCAGACTTTATTTCGCCAACTCCCGGAATTGCGTTAACAACTTGGGTGTGCAAGGCGATTTGTTACTTGGTGGAAAAGTACCACGATGCCGGGTTTGCTGAACATCTACGTGGGGAACTGCTTTCTGAATCAGGAAAAGTTCTCCAATGcgttttcttcttcttccatGTACTCAAGGTGCTCATCATTTTCGGATCCTTGAACTTTGGCGTTGTGAATCCTTATTCATTCACCGGCAAACCTCCAGCAGTCACAAAAGAAGATCTGATTAGGATTGGATGGACTGGATCCAGAAAGGCAACATTGGAAGCTTTCAGGGAGGATTACAGAAACTATCGTATTGAGAAGCTTGGTGGCTTGATGGCAGCCCATAAAGAGGGAAGTCTGAGTAAGCTTTCGCACACGACAGTTACTCtggaagaaggagaaggtTTCAACACACCACTGGACACTAAGGGCAAGTTGACGCTCAAGGACCTTGAGGAGCAAGAcaagttcttcttgactTTGGACCTAATCATTGCCCAGCAGAAATTTTTCCATGAGCAGCATGCTGACTTGGACGAAATGGAGTTTGCTAAGGCCTATAAGAAATTCAGGAATTATGGGCCGTTTGAGACCTCGCCccaaatcaaaaaaattgtcGAAAAACGGTTTGAAAAGGCCCTCAAGCCAAGCCTGCAGTAA
- a CDS encoding putative hexose transporter has translation MSEISFVPIGLPEESRRKADEPDDSPDQDDMGSTWPIIIFSSIIATGGLIFGYDIGTIGGMIDMPAFIHTFGDHRIDGQIAFHSITKGALIGISSLGGFIGGILSISLITPFGLRATIFSAGVIYAVGNLVTITASVWIQVMFGRAFNGMANGIICVTCPMLISELAPASMRGGMICIQQLLTTVGIQIGAITMYFSQSLFDNTNTLQFKVPLIQGLFWAIAVCVLIWFVPESPYWYLTSRNLVEKSKMSVARARSLGVNDPGVLRIVALMFNNHSYEDDEDANLKEKNSIRKGEPKYLLRTLTGISVLCCQQLTGINYFFFFGTTIFATIGLTNPYLVPIFFGFVNLVFSVVSLFIVDRYKRTSLLMIGSALLACFMLLFTIVSMLSKANMNVAMGVVMVSLSCGFIGVFATTWGPLSGVVVSELYPISIKVKAMSICGSMSWLVTFVMTLITPPLTEVFGFGIGFVFFFFNVTGFALVYCLVPETKGLPIERLDEIYEQR, from the coding sequence ATGAGCGAGATATCATTTGTTCCTATTGGATTGCCTGAGGAATCACGCAGGAAAGCTGACGAACCTGATGATTCTCCAGATCAGGATGATATGGGGTCTACCTGGCCGATCATCATCTTCAGCTCCATCATAGCTACCGGGGGACTGATTTTTGGATACGACATCGGAACTATTGGAGGTATGATCGACATGCCTGCGTTCATCCATACGTTTGGTGATCACCGGATTGATGGTCAGATCGCGTTCCATAGCATCACTAAAGGAGCATTAATTGGGATTTCAAGTCTAGGCGGGTTTATTGGTGGCATCCTCAGCATTTCATTAATAACACCCTTTGGGCTTAGAGCGACAATTTTCTCAGCAGGAGTCATTTATGCCGTTGGAAATCTGGTGACTATTACCGCCTCCGTGTGGATCCAGGTGATGTTTGGCCGGGCATTCAACGGAATGGCCAATGGCATTATATGCGTCACCTGTCCCATGCTGATCAGTGAGCTGGCGCCTGCCAGTATGCGAGGTGGAATGATATGCattcagcagcttctcaCTACCGTTGGTATTCAGATCGGAGCCATCACCATGTATTTTAGCCAGTCACTCTTCGACAACACCAACACGTTGCAATTCAAAGTGCCGTTGATCCAAGGGCTTTTTTGGGCGATTGCAGTCTGTGTTCTCATTTGGTTTGTACCCGAATCCCCATACTGGTATCTTACAAGTCGCAATTTGGTTGAAAAATCTAAAATGTCGGTAGCTCGAGCACGTTCTTTAGGGGTGAATGACCCAGGAGTGCTCCGGATAGTAGCTCTCATGTTCAACAACCACAGCTACGAGGATGACGAGGATGCAAACCTTAAGGAAAAAAACTCGATCAGAAAAGGAGAGCCCAAATACCTGCTGCGCACCCTGACCGGTATCAGTGTGCTCTGCTGCCAGCAGCTTACAGGCATCAACtacttctttttctttggcaCCACGATTTTTGCTACCATCGGCCTCACAAACCCATATCTGGtgccaattttctttgGGTTTGTGAACCTGGTATTTTCAGTGGTGTCACTGTTCATCGTCGATCGCTACAAGCGCACCAGCTTGCTGATGATAGGGTCCGCACTACTCGCCTGTTTCATGCTGCTATTCACCATAGTAAGCATGTTGTCGAAAGCCAACATGAACGTCGCCATGGGAGTCGTTATGGTATCGCTTTCATGTGGATTTATAGGCGTTTTCGCTACTACATGGGGACCGTTGAGCGGAGTGGTTGTTTCCGAACTGTATCCGATATCCATCAAAGTGAAAGCAATGTCGATCTGTGGGTCGATGAGCTGGCTAGTGACCTTCGTCATGACATTGATTACACCGCCGCTAACAGAGgtctttggctttggcaTCGGATTCGtgttcttctttttcaacgtTACCGGATTTGCATTGGTGTACTGCCTGGTCCCGGAAACTAAAGGTCTGCCAATCGAACGGCTAGACGAGATATACGAACAGCGGTGA